In one Streptomyces sp. NBC_00597 genomic region, the following are encoded:
- a CDS encoding tryptophan 2,3-dioxygenase family protein → MSNTLDASGAGSDTPNLDFDGTTPYEDYVQADVLTHLQHLRSDDPGEMVFLVTTQVMELWFTVIVHEWETAAKALREDRIPVAMDALKRSLRELEALNASWRPLAQLTPGQFNAYRSALGEGSGFQSAMYRRMEFLLGEKSASMLVPHRGAPRVHAELEKALQEPSLYDEVLRLLARRGLPVPQAVLDRDLSQRYEPSPEVEAVWTSLYEDPEAQLDLHRLGEVLTDVAELVWRWRNDHLVATRRAMGAKTGTGGSAGVTWLEKRATKNVFPELWTARSHV, encoded by the coding sequence ATGTCGAACACCCTTGATGCCTCCGGAGCCGGTTCGGACACCCCGAACCTCGACTTCGACGGCACGACCCCGTACGAGGACTACGTCCAGGCGGACGTCCTCACCCACCTCCAGCACCTGCGCTCGGACGACCCGGGCGAGATGGTCTTCCTGGTGACGACCCAGGTCATGGAGCTGTGGTTCACGGTCATCGTCCACGAATGGGAGACGGCCGCGAAGGCCCTCCGCGAGGACCGCATCCCCGTCGCGATGGATGCGCTGAAACGATCCCTCCGCGAACTGGAGGCCCTCAACGCCTCCTGGCGCCCGCTCGCCCAGCTCACCCCGGGCCAGTTCAACGCCTACCGATCCGCCCTCGGTGAGGGCTCCGGCTTCCAGTCGGCGATGTACCGCCGGATGGAGTTCCTGCTCGGCGAGAAGTCGGCCTCCATGCTCGTCCCGCACCGCGGCGCCCCGCGCGTCCACGCGGAGCTGGAGAAGGCCCTCCAAGAGCCCAGCCTGTACGACGAGGTCCTGCGCCTGCTGGCCCGCCGCGGCCTGCCGGTGCCGCAGGCGGTCCTGGACCGCGACCTCTCCCAGCGGTACGAGCCCTCCCCCGAGGTCGAGGCCGTCTGGACCTCCCTGTACGAGGACCCCGAAGCCCAGCTCGACCTGCACCGCCTCGGCGAGGTCCTGACGGACGTCGCCGAGCTCGTCTGGCGCTGGCGCAACGACCACCTGGTCGCCACCCGCCGCGCGATGGGCGCCAAGACCGGCACGGGCGGCTCCGCCGGCGTGACCTGGCTCGAAAAGCGCGCCACGAAGAACGTGTTCCCCGAACTCTGGACGGCGCGCAGCCATGTATGA
- the kynU gene encoding kynureninase, with translation MYESTTNEVPGSGAPGTGVPGAGARPGGAPRTRTAGAPGNGAARDLAARAAELDTADELGKLRDRFTLPDGVVYLDGNSLGALTTGVAARLAQVITHEWGTELIQSWSTGTWWTAPERIGDKLSPLIGAAPGQTVVGDSTSVNLFKALVGAARLARPGRTQLLVDASTFPTDGYIAASAARMTGLTVVPVDPSRAAESMGEDTAVVLLNHVDYRTGRLHDLPALTAAARAAGAVTVWDLCHSAGALPVNLDEHAVDLAVGCTYKYLNGGPGSPAYLYIAARHQGAFDSPLPGWNGHADPFAMTPDYAPADGAVRGRVGTPDILSMLALEAALDAWDGVSVEAVRAKSLALTDFFLECVAAYVPAGKVESVTPIEHDRRGSQVSLRTENARAAMDDLISRGVIGDFRAPDVLRFGFTPLYVGFADAERAARTLGHIFG, from the coding sequence ATGTATGAGTCGACGACGAACGAAGTCCCCGGCAGCGGGGCCCCCGGCACCGGAGTCCCCGGCGCCGGGGCCCGCCCCGGCGGAGCCCCCCGTACCCGTACCGCAGGCGCCCCCGGCAACGGCGCCGCACGGGACCTGGCCGCCCGCGCCGCGGAACTGGACACCGCCGACGAGCTCGGCAAGCTCCGCGACCGCTTCACCCTCCCCGACGGCGTCGTCTACCTCGACGGCAACTCCCTCGGAGCGCTGACCACCGGCGTCGCGGCCCGACTGGCCCAGGTCATCACCCACGAGTGGGGCACCGAGCTCATCCAGTCCTGGAGCACCGGCACCTGGTGGACCGCCCCCGAGCGGATCGGCGACAAGCTGTCCCCGCTCATCGGCGCGGCCCCCGGCCAGACGGTCGTCGGCGACTCCACCAGCGTCAACCTGTTCAAGGCCCTGGTCGGCGCCGCCCGGCTGGCCCGCCCCGGCCGCACACAGCTGCTGGTCGACGCGTCCACCTTCCCCACCGACGGCTACATAGCCGCGTCGGCCGCCCGGATGACCGGCCTCACCGTCGTCCCGGTCGACCCGTCCCGTGCGGCCGAGTCGATGGGGGAGGACACCGCCGTCGTCCTCCTCAACCACGTCGACTACCGCACCGGCCGCCTCCACGACCTCCCGGCCCTCACCGCGGCGGCCCGCGCCGCCGGGGCCGTCACCGTCTGGGACCTCTGTCATTCGGCCGGTGCCCTCCCCGTCAACCTCGACGAGCACGCCGTCGACCTCGCGGTCGGCTGCACGTACAAGTACCTGAACGGAGGCCCCGGTTCCCCGGCGTACCTTTACATCGCCGCACGCCACCAGGGAGCCTTCGACTCCCCGCTCCCCGGCTGGAACGGCCACGCGGACCCGTTCGCGATGACCCCGGACTACGCCCCGGCGGACGGAGCGGTGCGCGGCCGGGTGGGCACTCCGGACATCCTGTCCATGCTGGCCCTGGAAGCGGCGCTCGACGCCTGGGACGGGGTCTCGGTGGAAGCGGTGCGGGCCAAGTCCCTCGCCCTGACCGACTTCTTCCTGGAATGCGTCGCGGCGTACGTCCCGGCCGGCAAGGTCGAGTCGGTCACCCCGATCGAGCACGACCGGCGCGGCAGCCAGGTCTCGCTGCGCACCGAGAACGCCCGCGCGGCCATGGACGACCTGATCTCCCGTGGCGTGATCGGGGACTTCCGCGCTCCGGACGTCCTGCGCTTCGGTTTCACCCCGCTCTACGTCGGTTTCGCCGACGCGGAGCGGGCCGCCCGGACACTGGGTCACATTTTCGGGTGA
- a CDS encoding alpha/beta hydrolase: MTDPAVERDAAEAASAFAHAPVAPDATGAYGDHPDQVVDFYVPRTAAAAGAAPLVVVLHGGAWRAPYDRHHITPLADFLARRGFAVANVEYRRGSSLPRQNAEGHIAGRWPETFDDVAAAMDALPYLAAAHLPQADPRRTVITGHSAGGHLALWAAARHVLPAASPAAWRLPSPPLLRGVVALAPIADFVAAEELGVCGGASGQLLGGADQWAERLPFADPAALLPTGIATAVVHGREDIVVPAWVAESYVAAAAKAGETVGLTLLDGVGHFPLIDPAADACAVVAEEISQLAW, encoded by the coding sequence ATGACGGACCCCGCAGTCGAACGGGACGCCGCCGAGGCGGCCTCGGCCTTCGCCCACGCGCCGGTAGCCCCGGACGCGACCGGAGCGTACGGGGACCACCCCGACCAGGTGGTCGACTTCTACGTACCGCGCACGGCCGCTGCCGCGGGTGCGGCTCCGCTGGTCGTGGTCCTGCACGGCGGCGCCTGGCGGGCCCCGTACGACCGGCACCACATCACCCCGCTCGCGGACTTCCTGGCCCGCCGGGGTTTCGCCGTCGCCAACGTCGAGTACCGGCGGGGCAGTTCCCTGCCGCGCCAGAACGCCGAAGGCCACATCGCCGGCCGCTGGCCGGAAACCTTCGATGACGTCGCCGCCGCGATGGACGCCCTCCCGTACCTGGCCGCCGCCCACCTCCCGCAGGCCGATCCCCGCCGTACGGTCATCACCGGCCACTCCGCGGGCGGCCACCTCGCCCTGTGGGCAGCGGCCCGGCACGTCCTGCCCGCCGCATCCCCGGCCGCCTGGAGGCTGCCCTCCCCACCGCTGCTGCGCGGCGTGGTGGCACTGGCCCCCATCGCGGACTTCGTGGCCGCGGAGGAGTTGGGCGTGTGTGGCGGCGCGTCCGGGCAACTGCTGGGCGGCGCCGACCAGTGGGCCGAGCGGCTGCCGTTCGCGGACCCGGCGGCCCTGCTGCCGACCGGGATCGCGACGGCCGTCGTCCACGGCCGCGAGGACATCGTGGTCCCGGCTTGGGTGGCCGAGTCGTACGTGGCCGCGGCGGCCAAGGCCGGGGAGACCGTCGGGCTGACGCTGCTGGACGGCGTCGGTCACTTCCCGCTGATCGACCCGGCCGCCGACGCCTGCGCCGTGGTCGCCGAGGAGATCTCGCAACTGGCCTGGTAG
- a CDS encoding adenylosuccinate synthase → MPALVLLGAQWGDEGKGKATDLLGGSVDYVVRYQGGNNAGHTVVVGDQKYALHLLPSGILSPGCTPVIGNGVVVDPAVLLSELRGLNERGIDTSKLLISGNAHLITPYNVTLDKVGERFLGKRKIGTTGRGIGPTYADKINRIGIRVQDLYDESILTQKVEAALEGKNQLLAKLYNRRAIEAAAIVEEMLQYAEQIKPYVADTTLILNNALDEDKVVLFEGGQGTLLDVDHGTYPFVTSSNPTAGGACTGTGVGPTKISRVIGILKAYTTRVGAGPFPTELFDQDGEDLRRIGGERGVTTGRDRRCGWFDAPIARYATRVNGLTDFFLTKLDVLTGWEQIPVCVAYEIDGKRVEELPYSQTDFHHAKPIYENLPGWSEDITKAKTFSDLPKNAQAYVKALEEMSGAPISAIGVGPGRTETIEINSFL, encoded by the coding sequence GTGCCCGCTCTTGTGCTGCTCGGAGCTCAGTGGGGTGACGAGGGCAAGGGAAAGGCCACCGACCTGCTCGGTGGTTCCGTTGACTATGTGGTGCGCTACCAGGGCGGCAACAACGCCGGCCACACGGTCGTCGTAGGCGACCAGAAGTACGCACTGCACCTTCTCCCTTCCGGCATCCTCTCCCCCGGATGCACCCCGGTGATCGGCAACGGCGTCGTCGTCGACCCGGCCGTCCTGCTCTCCGAGCTGCGCGGCCTGAACGAGCGCGGCATCGACACCTCCAAGCTGCTCATCAGCGGCAACGCGCACCTGATCACGCCGTACAACGTCACCCTCGACAAGGTGGGCGAGCGCTTCCTCGGCAAGCGCAAGATCGGTACGACCGGCCGCGGCATCGGACCGACCTACGCGGACAAGATCAACCGCATCGGCATCCGCGTCCAGGACCTCTACGACGAGTCGATCCTCACCCAGAAGGTCGAAGCGGCGCTGGAGGGCAAGAACCAGCTGCTCGCGAAGCTCTACAACCGCCGCGCCATCGAGGCCGCCGCGATCGTGGAGGAGATGCTCCAGTACGCGGAGCAGATCAAGCCGTACGTCGCGGACACCACCCTCATCCTCAACAACGCGCTCGACGAGGACAAGGTCGTGCTGTTCGAGGGCGGCCAGGGCACCCTGCTCGACGTCGACCACGGCACGTACCCCTTCGTCACCTCCTCGAACCCGACCGCCGGCGGCGCCTGCACCGGCACCGGCGTGGGCCCGACGAAGATCAGCCGCGTCATCGGCATCCTGAAGGCCTACACGACCCGCGTCGGCGCCGGCCCGTTCCCGACCGAGCTGTTCGACCAGGACGGCGAGGACCTGCGCCGCATCGGCGGCGAGCGCGGCGTGACCACCGGCCGCGACCGCCGCTGCGGCTGGTTCGACGCCCCGATCGCGCGCTACGCCACCCGCGTGAACGGCCTGACGGACTTCTTCCTCACCAAGCTGGACGTGCTGACCGGCTGGGAGCAGATCCCGGTGTGCGTCGCGTACGAGATCGACGGCAAGCGCGTCGAGGAGCTCCCGTACTCGCAGACCGACTTCCACCACGCGAAGCCGATCTACGAAAACCTCCCCGGCTGGTCCGAGGACATCACCAAGGCCAAGACCTTCTCGGACCTCCCGAAGAACGCCCAGGCGTACGTGAAGGCCCTTGAGGAGATGTCGGGCGCCCCGATCTCCGCGATCGGCGTCGGCCCCGGCCGCACCGAGACGATCGAGATCAACTCGTTCCTGTAG
- a CDS encoding diacylglycerol kinase: MSHAGAPVGGLLVLVDPVARRLDGESVRIAKDVLSAGAAAKICLPDSQEEFARALARRGHRQPVIVGDDRALVRAVGLLYRERGLAEGPVSLIPVGQVGSLGLARSLGVPLSAVAAARSVLDGTVRTRDLLVDDSDGVVLGDLRIPPVRAAPRSLTPSVWSAYRSLVRTLVPTGAPLGHRLRVEADGQLLVDVDRPVQDLRVVPVPVPAVPGAAGRASAWSSAGSSGSAGPDAPEDPVGPRGSGSAASAGLAELTVRLTGGSAVRVRAHSVTVSGSDFRYRADAVVTGPVRRRTWTLRPAAWSLTVPR; this comes from the coding sequence ATGAGCCATGCGGGCGCGCCGGTAGGCGGCCTGCTCGTGCTCGTCGACCCGGTCGCCCGCCGTCTTGACGGCGAGTCCGTGCGGATCGCGAAGGATGTTCTGTCAGCGGGCGCGGCAGCGAAAATCTGCCTCCCGGACTCGCAGGAGGAGTTTGCGCGGGCCCTTGCCCGCCGCGGTCATCGGCAGCCGGTGATCGTGGGTGACGACCGGGCGCTGGTCCGGGCCGTGGGGCTGCTGTACCGGGAGCGGGGGCTGGCGGAGGGCCCGGTTTCGCTGATTCCGGTGGGGCAGGTGGGGTCTTTGGGGCTGGCGCGGTCGCTCGGCGTTCCGCTCTCGGCGGTGGCGGCGGCGCGGTCGGTGCTGGACGGCACCGTCCGGACGCGCGACCTGCTGGTGGACGACAGCGACGGGGTGGTGCTCGGGGACCTGCGGATTCCACCCGTCCGGGCGGCACCGAGGTCGCTGACGCCGTCGGTGTGGAGCGCGTACCGCTCGCTGGTCCGGACACTGGTCCCGACCGGGGCTCCGCTGGGGCACCGGCTGCGGGTGGAGGCGGACGGGCAGCTCCTGGTGGACGTGGACCGGCCGGTGCAGGACCTGAGGGTGGTTCCGGTTCCGGTTCCGGCGGTGCCGGGGGCGGCCGGGCGGGCTTCGGCGTGGTCTTCCGCGGGGTCTTCCGGCTCGGCGGGCCCGGATGCGCCGGAAGACCCGGTCGGCCCGCGGGGCTCGGGCTCGGCGGCTTCGGCCGGCCTGGCGGAGCTCACGGTCCGGCTGACCGGCGGATCGGCCGTCCGGGTCAGGGCCCACTCGGTGACGGTGTCGGGATCGGACTTCCGCTACCGCGCCGATGCGGTGGTGACGGGCCCGGTCCGCCGTCGCACCTGGACCCTCCGCCCGGCGGCCTGGTCCCTGACCGTCCCGCGCTGA
- a CDS encoding MarR family transcriptional regulator produces MNARDVDVEARSEEAVSRFVERFAAQLTEAGMQRMASRVFAQLLASDNGAMTSAELSEALQISPAAVSGAVAYLTQVTMVSREREPGSRRDRYVLHNELWYETFTRRDQVLSLFEKTLRDGVAGLGKDTPAGARMAETAEFFEFLQIEMHGMMDRWRAHRATLDFS; encoded by the coding sequence ATGAATGCACGGGACGTGGACGTAGAGGCGCGGAGCGAGGAGGCGGTCTCCCGCTTCGTGGAGCGGTTCGCCGCGCAGCTGACCGAGGCGGGCATGCAGCGCATGGCCTCGCGGGTCTTCGCGCAGCTCCTCGCGAGCGACAACGGCGCGATGACCTCGGCGGAGCTCAGCGAGGCGCTCCAGATCAGCCCGGCGGCGGTGTCGGGGGCCGTGGCGTACCTGACGCAGGTGACGATGGTCAGCCGGGAGCGGGAGCCGGGCTCCCGGCGGGACCGGTACGTACTGCACAACGAGCTCTGGTACGAGACGTTCACCCGGCGGGACCAGGTGCTGAGCCTGTTCGAGAAGACCCTGCGCGACGGCGTGGCCGGGCTCGGCAAGGACACCCCGGCGGGCGCGCGGATGGCGGAGACGGCGGAGTTCTTCGAGTTTCTGCAGATCGAAATGCACGGAATGATGGACCGCTGGCGAGCCCACCGCGCGACCCTGGACTTCTCCTAG
- a CDS encoding ABC transporter ATP-binding protein: protein MTKAISVAGLHKAFGRTHALDGLDLSVATGEVHGFLGPNGAGKSTTIRVLLGLLRADSGTARLLGGDPWADAVELHRRVAYVPGDVTLWRNLSGGEVIDLYGRLRGGLDRALRTELIERFELDPTKKGRTYSKGNRQKVALVAAFSSEAELLILDEPTSGLDPLMEEVFQRCVAEARAAGRTILLSSHILSEVETLCDRVSIIRKGRTVETGTLADLRHLTRTSIRAELAAPPNGIAYLPGVYDVEVQGLKVRLQVDTDKLDAVLRALAESGVRSLTSTPPTLEELFLRHYSGDSDDPAEAGAAGEAGAADGTVKAGVAR from the coding sequence ATGACGAAGGCAATCAGCGTCGCCGGCCTCCACAAGGCGTTCGGCCGCACCCACGCACTGGACGGCCTCGACCTCTCGGTCGCCACGGGCGAGGTCCACGGGTTCCTCGGCCCCAACGGCGCCGGCAAGTCCACCACCATCCGGGTCCTGCTGGGCCTGCTGCGCGCCGACTCCGGAACCGCCCGGCTGCTCGGCGGCGACCCCTGGGCCGACGCCGTGGAGCTGCACCGCCGCGTCGCCTACGTACCCGGCGACGTCACCCTGTGGCGCAACCTCTCCGGCGGCGAGGTCATCGACCTCTACGGGCGGCTGCGCGGAGGCCTGGATCGGGCCCTGCGCACCGAGCTGATCGAGCGGTTCGAGCTGGACCCCACCAAGAAGGGGCGCACGTACTCCAAGGGCAACCGGCAGAAGGTCGCACTCGTCGCCGCCTTCTCCTCCGAGGCCGAACTGCTCATCCTCGACGAGCCCACCTCCGGGCTGGACCCGCTGATGGAGGAGGTCTTCCAGCGCTGCGTCGCCGAGGCGCGCGCCGCCGGGCGGACCATCCTGCTCAGCTCGCACATCCTCAGCGAGGTCGAGACCCTCTGCGACCGGGTCAGCATCATCCGCAAGGGCCGCACGGTGGAGACGGGCACGCTGGCCGATCTGCGGCACCTGACACGTACGTCGATCAGAGCCGAGCTCGCCGCGCCGCCGAACGGCATCGCGTACCTGCCGGGCGTGTACGACGTGGAGGTCCAGGGGCTGAAGGTCCGCCTCCAGGTCGACACGGACAAGCTGGACGCCGTACTGCGCGCGCTCGCGGAGTCCGGTGTCCGGTCGCTGACCTCGACCCCGCCCACGCTGGAGGAGCTCTTCCTGCGGCACTACTCGGGCGACTCGGACGACCCGGCCGAGGCGGGCGCTGCGGGCGAGGCGGGCGCGGCGGACGGGACCGTGAAGGCGGGCGTGGCGCGATGA
- a CDS encoding ABC transporter permease, with protein MKNQLAGTGTLLRLAIRRDRVMMPVWIVLVAMMVLSLPASLESVYGTAAERARLLATMNTNGSLRALYGPAFGDSIGALTAWRGGVFAGVLAAIMSLVIVVRHTREEEETGRQELLCAAMVGRRAPLTAALLAALTANALVALLVTGGLAARGAGGALALGLGIGATGMLFAALAAIAAQLTESARLAKGLTGALIGAAFVLRAAGDAGSAAGASALTWVSPLGWLENVRAFADERWWVLGLFAAALAVQVGAAYALAGRRDLGMSFLPARPGPAEGRLGSAGALAWRLQRGSLIGWSLGFLAAGVVFGGMTDGAAQLVGDNERTREIIERMGGQSGIADAFLATMAGMLGMVAALYIVSAVLRLSAEESGQRAEPLLANAVGRLRWAGGHLAVAFGGSALILLLAGLGLGVGHGRGLQDTAATVGACLAQLPAVWVIGALAALLHGAAPKYAVAAWAVAGTALTLGWIGPALNLPQAALNLSPFAHLPKLPGAQAMAWAPVLVLTALAAALLAAGLTALRRRDLAA; from the coding sequence ATGAAGAACCAACTCGCCGGCACCGGAACGCTGCTGCGCCTCGCGATCCGCCGCGACCGCGTGATGATGCCGGTCTGGATCGTGCTCGTGGCGATGATGGTGCTCAGCCTGCCCGCCTCGCTGGAATCGGTGTACGGGACGGCCGCCGAACGGGCCCGGCTGCTCGCCACGATGAACACCAACGGCTCGCTGCGCGCCCTGTACGGGCCGGCCTTCGGCGACTCGATCGGCGCCCTGACCGCATGGCGCGGCGGGGTCTTCGCCGGGGTGCTCGCCGCGATCATGAGCCTGGTCATCGTGGTCCGGCACACCCGCGAGGAAGAGGAGACGGGCCGTCAGGAGCTGCTCTGCGCGGCGATGGTGGGACGCCGGGCGCCGCTGACGGCCGCGCTGCTGGCGGCCCTGACCGCCAACGCGTTGGTCGCCCTGCTCGTGACGGGCGGACTCGCGGCGCGCGGAGCGGGCGGTGCGCTCGCCCTCGGTCTGGGCATCGGCGCCACCGGGATGTTGTTCGCCGCCCTGGCCGCCATCGCGGCTCAGCTCACCGAGAGCGCGCGGCTGGCGAAGGGGCTCACGGGCGCATTGATCGGCGCGGCCTTCGTGCTGCGCGCCGCCGGCGACGCCGGGAGCGCCGCGGGTGCGAGCGCGCTGACCTGGGTGTCGCCGCTGGGCTGGCTGGAGAACGTACGGGCCTTCGCGGACGAACGCTGGTGGGTGCTCGGCCTGTTCGCGGCGGCCTTGGCGGTGCAGGTGGGGGCGGCGTACGCACTGGCCGGCCGCCGCGACCTCGGCATGAGCTTCCTGCCGGCCCGGCCGGGCCCGGCGGAGGGTCGGCTCGGCAGCGCGGGGGCACTGGCCTGGCGGCTCCAGCGGGGCAGCCTGATCGGATGGAGCCTCGGGTTCCTGGCGGCCGGGGTGGTCTTCGGCGGGATGACGGACGGGGCCGCGCAACTGGTCGGCGACAACGAACGGACCCGCGAGATCATCGAGCGGATGGGCGGACAGAGCGGCATCGCCGATGCCTTCCTCGCGACGATGGCCGGGATGCTCGGCATGGTCGCCGCCCTGTACATCGTCTCGGCGGTGCTGCGGCTGAGCGCCGAGGAATCCGGGCAGCGCGCCGAACCGCTGCTCGCGAACGCGGTCGGCCGGCTGCGCTGGGCCGGCGGCCACCTGGCCGTGGCGTTCGGCGGCTCGGCCCTGATCCTTCTGCTGGCCGGGCTCGGCCTGGGCGTCGGGCACGGCCGCGGCTTGCAGGACACCGCCGCGACCGTCGGCGCCTGCCTGGCCCAGCTCCCGGCGGTGTGGGTGATCGGCGCCCTCGCAGCCCTGCTGCACGGCGCCGCCCCGAAGTACGCGGTGGCCGCCTGGGCGGTGGCCGGGACCGCGCTGACGCTGGGCTGGATCGGCCCGGCGCTCAACCTCCCGCAGGCCGCCCTGAACCTCTCGCCCTTCGCTCACCTGCCCAAACTGCCGGGCGCGCAAGCCATGGCCTGGGCGCCGGTGCTGGTGCTGACCGCGCTGGCGGCGGCCCTGCTGGCGGCCGGCCTGACCGCACTGCGCCGCCGGGACCTGGCGGCCTAG
- a CDS encoding cytochrome P450, which translates to MGFDPWDAAFVADPYPAYRELREQGRALWWEATGQWLVPHYADVSALLRDRRLGRTYLHRFSHEEFGREAPPPEHEPFHVLNGNGLLDLEDPAHARVRRLVSKAFTPRTVEQLAPAVDRLAGELVGQLLADGGGDLLSVVAEPLPVAVIAELLGVPKADRGLLRPWSADICGMFELRPDEETAQRAVRASVEFSAYLRELIARRRKEPGEDLISGLIAAHDEEGRLSEQEMISTCVLLLNAGHEATVNTTVNGWWTLFRHPEQLASLDSEKLSTAVDELMRYDTPLQMFERWVLDDITIGDTVVPRGAEVALLFGSANRDPARFDHPDVLDLVRADNPHLSFGAGIHYCLGAPLARRELTASFGALLADGVPPLKLVREPQWRDGYVIRGLQELLVEF; encoded by the coding sequence ATGGGCTTTGATCCGTGGGATGCCGCTTTCGTCGCCGATCCGTACCCCGCCTACCGGGAGCTGCGCGAGCAGGGCCGCGCCCTGTGGTGGGAGGCCACCGGGCAGTGGCTGGTGCCGCACTACGCCGATGTGAGCGCCCTGTTGCGTGACCGCCGGCTGGGCCGGACCTATCTGCACCGCTTCTCGCACGAGGAGTTCGGCCGCGAGGCCCCGCCGCCGGAGCACGAGCCCTTCCACGTCCTCAACGGGAACGGCCTGCTGGACCTGGAGGACCCCGCCCATGCGCGGGTGCGGCGGCTGGTGTCGAAGGCGTTCACGCCGCGGACCGTGGAGCAGCTCGCACCCGCCGTGGACCGGCTCGCCGGGGAGCTGGTCGGGCAGCTCCTCGCGGACGGGGGCGGGGACTTGCTCTCCGTCGTCGCCGAGCCCCTGCCCGTGGCGGTGATCGCCGAGCTGCTCGGGGTGCCCAAGGCGGACCGGGGGCTGTTGCGGCCCTGGTCGGCGGACATCTGCGGGATGTTCGAGCTTCGGCCGGACGAGGAGACCGCGCAGCGGGCGGTGCGGGCGAGCGTGGAGTTCAGCGCCTATCTGCGTGAGCTGATCGCCCGGCGGCGCAAGGAGCCCGGCGAGGATTTGATCTCCGGTCTGATCGCCGCCCACGATGAGGAGGGGCGGCTCAGCGAGCAGGAAATGATCTCCACCTGCGTGCTCCTGTTGAACGCCGGTCACGAGGCGACCGTGAACACCACCGTCAACGGCTGGTGGACCCTCTTCCGCCACCCCGAGCAGCTCGCCTCGCTCGATTCCGAAAAGTTGTCCACAGCTGTGGATGAACTCATGCGCTACGACACCCCCCTCCAGATGTTCGAACGGTGGGTGCTCGACGACATCACGATCGGCGACACGGTCGTCCCGCGCGGAGCTGAAGTCGCACTGTTGTTCGGGTCCGCGAACCGGGATCCTGCCCGCTTCGACCACCCCGACGTCCTGGACCTCGTACGGGCCGACAATCCGCACCTGAGCTTCGGCGCCGGGATCCACTACTGCCTGGGGGCTCCGCTCGCGCGGCGGGAGCTGACCGCGTCGTTCGGGGCCCTGCTGGCAGACGGCGTCCCGCCCCTGAAGCTCGTGCGGGAGCCCCAGTGGCGGGACGGGTACGTCATCCGCGGTCTGCAAGAACTCCTCGTGGAGTTCTGA
- a CDS encoding delta-60 repeat domain-containing protein, with protein sequence MVHSYAAARVLTRSCRLLAAVLVGIALPAGAADAAGAAGVDVRLDPRFGKGGIVSTAIAPKGGPDFQNGLVVDGLVVDGRGRHLVSGSSDVGSGGASRWRIARYTPTGQLDRSFGPGGTVLTNMSDAGGEDEHVWRLAVQHDGKIVAVGHAVTPTGGEDFALARYLPDGRLDRSFGNGGKVFTAIGSGPFDDEAQAVSVLPDGKILVAGFAGTGAGTEGRDFALARYLPNGRLDPSYNRHGSRPGIVVTDIAGQRDQLKNMVIDSRGRSVAVGSATLGAGLGGTDFAVARYLPDGLLDRSFNRAGERPGVAITAMAPGDNLDLAEDVAIDRKQTITVGGSADAGGLFDVALARYTLEGVLDGSFGAGGKVLTNVGPGSTDDYLEGLAH encoded by the coding sequence ATGGTCCATTCGTATGCGGCCGCCCGGGTTCTGACCCGCTCCTGCCGGCTGCTCGCGGCCGTGTTGGTCGGGATCGCCCTTCCGGCGGGGGCGGCGGACGCGGCGGGGGCGGCCGGAGTCGACGTACGGCTCGACCCGCGGTTCGGCAAGGGCGGCATCGTGTCGACGGCGATCGCCCCGAAGGGGGGACCCGACTTCCAGAACGGCCTCGTGGTCGACGGCCTCGTGGTCGACGGCCGCGGACGCCATCTCGTGTCGGGCTCGTCCGACGTCGGCTCCGGGGGCGCAAGCCGATGGCGGATCGCCCGCTACACGCCCACGGGGCAGCTGGACCGGTCGTTCGGCCCGGGCGGCACCGTACTGACCAACATGTCGGACGCGGGCGGGGAGGACGAGCACGTCTGGCGGCTCGCCGTACAGCACGACGGGAAGATCGTGGCCGTGGGCCATGCCGTCACGCCCACGGGCGGGGAGGACTTCGCGCTGGCCCGCTACCTGCCCGACGGCCGCCTCGACCGCAGTTTCGGCAACGGCGGAAAGGTGTTCACCGCGATCGGCTCCGGCCCGTTCGACGACGAGGCCCAAGCCGTCAGCGTCTTGCCGGACGGCAAGATCCTGGTCGCCGGCTTCGCCGGGACGGGCGCGGGCACCGAAGGCCGCGATTTCGCCCTCGCCCGCTACCTGCCGAACGGCCGGCTCGACCCCTCCTACAACCGCCACGGCAGCCGTCCCGGCATCGTCGTGACGGACATCGCCGGGCAGCGCGACCAGCTCAAGAACATGGTGATCGACTCCCGCGGCCGCAGCGTGGCCGTGGGATCGGCAACCCTGGGCGCGGGTCTGGGCGGTACGGACTTCGCCGTCGCCCGCTACCTGCCCGACGGCTTGCTCGACCGGTCCTTCAACCGGGCGGGCGAGCGCCCCGGCGTGGCCATCACCGCCATGGCCCCAGGCGACAACCTCGACCTCGCCGAAGACGTCGCGATCGACCGCAAGCAGACGATCACCGTCGGCGGTTCGGCCGATGCCGGCGGCCTCTTCGACGTCGCGCTCGCGCGCTACACCCTTGAGGGCGTGCTCGACGGGAGCTTCGGCGCGGGTGGGAAGGTACTGACCAACGTGGGCCCCGGGTCCACCGACGACTACCTCGAAGGGCTCGCCCACTAG